A genomic region of Gossypium hirsutum isolate 1008001.06 chromosome D01, Gossypium_hirsutum_v2.1, whole genome shotgun sequence contains the following coding sequences:
- the LOC107891550 gene encoding probable pyridoxal 5'-phosphate synthase subunit PDX1 encodes MDGTGVVAVYGNGAMTETHNKSTFSVKVGLAQMLRGGVIMDVVTPEQARIAEEAGACAVMALERVPADIRAQGGVARMSDPQLIKEIKQAVTIPVMAKARIGHFVEAQILEAIGIDYVDESEVLTPADEENHINKHNFRIPFVCGCRNLGEALRRIREGAAMIRTKGEAGTGNIIEAVRHVRSVMGDIRVLRNMDDDEVFSFAKKIQSPYDLVMQTKQLGRLPVVHFAAGGVATPADAALMMQLGCDGVFVGSGVFKSGDPARRARAIVQAVTHYSDPEVLAEVSCGLGEAMVGINLNDKNVERFAARSD; translated from the coding sequence ATGGATGGAACTGGGGTTGTTGCAGTTTATGGAAATGGAGCAATGACCGAAACCCATAACAAATCCACTTTCTCTGTGAAAGTGGGGTTAGCCCAAATGCTTCGAGGAGGTGTTATAATGGATGTTGTCACCCCTGAACAAGCTCGTATCGCTGAAGAAGCCGGAGCTTGTGCCGTTATGGCTCTTGAACGAGTCCCGGCTGATATCCGAGCCCAAGGTGGTGTGGCTCGAATGAGTGACCCACAACTCATTAAGGAAATTAAGCAAGCTGTTACTATCCCTGTCATGGCTAAGGCTCGTATTGGTCATTTCGTTGAAGCCCAAATCCTTGAAGCCATTGGTATTGATTATGTTGATGAAAGTGAAGTTCTTACACCCGCCGACGAAGAGAACCATATCAACAAACATAACTTTAGGATCCCTTTCGTTTGTGGATGTCGGAATTTAGGTGAAGCACTTCGGAGGATCCGAGAAGGTGCCGCTATGATCCGAACCAAAGGTGAAGCTGGGACTGGTAACATTATCGAAGCCGTTAGGCATGTTAGGTCCGTGATGGGGGATATTAGGGTGCTAAGGAACATGGATGATGACGAAGTTTTCAGCTTCGCAAAGAAAATTCAATCTCCTTACGATTTGGTCATGCAGACGAAGCAGCTTGGGAGGCTACCGGTGGTTCACTTCGCCGCCGGAGGTGTAGCGACGCCGGCTGATGCTGCGTTGATGATGCAGTTGGGCTGTGATGGTGTCTTCGTCGGGTCTGGGGTTTTCAAGAGTGGTGACCCGGCTAGACGTGCTCGGGCTATTGTTCAAGCCGTCACTCATTATAGTGACCCGGAAGTCCTTGCTGAAGTTAGCTGTGGGCTTGGTGAGGCTATGGTTGGTATCAATTTGAATGATAAGAATGTCGAGCGGTTCGCAGCTCGGTCTGATTAG
- the LOC107892564 gene encoding E3 ubiquitin-protein ligase APD2, which yields MDEPNWSQPSISGASSSSYREDSGAAVASSSQVREEEEDRDQDYPPQHHFQFHSPELENHHIGGFLSYRDNSPAFNDNSSSVIRDDTWSCIIVVFTFWFFVSMTLILGVYGPMNLQLGPNCSLLIQPNPLFVQSVTVEEKDGTKPGLNLYGLYKSPSLDEVTTWSETYTPTIQADSHMEWIRYLNRGSQVNISYNVNSVSSSVFLIIAEGSEGLARWLEDPTYPNTTLSWNIVHGSGMIQQDIYRSSSYYIALGNMNTEDIKVQLKFTFKAYIYNTTEAYYKCTFANGVCSLNILFPEGNSVVLTSPGPEQRRSAHDWSFRLSYGPRWITYIVGIGGMTGIMLVAFNFLNKFQYTREDEARLRNGELASARAPLLSRKADDLSSRGSSYDSVSSDEADLEDFLAGSLEGTSIGDGENSNNTRRLCAICFDAPRDCFFLPCGHCVACFACGTRIAEADGTCPICRRSMKKVRKIFTV from the exons ATGGATGAGCCAAATTGGAGTCAACCCTCCATCTCCGGTGCTTCGTCTTCGTCTTACAGGGAGGATTCAGGCGCGGCAGTGGCGTCTTCTTCACAGGTTCGAGAGGAAGAGGAGGACCGAGACCAGGACTACCCGCCACAGCATCATTTCCAATTTCATAGTCCTGAGCTTGAGAATCACCACATTGGTGGCTTTCTTTCTTACAGAGATAACTCACCTGCTtttaatgataattcatcatCGGTGATTAGAGATGACACGTGGTCTTGCATAATTGTTGTTTTCACTTTTTGGTTTTTCG TTTCGATGACTTTGATTCTGGGAGTTTACGGGCCAATGAATCTACAACTTGGTCCAAATTGTTCTCTTCTTATTCAACCAAATCCTCTTTTTGTTCAGAGTGTGACG GTGGAGGAGAAAGATGGTACTAAGCCAGGACTCAACCTCTATGGATTATATAAATCTCCATCTCTTGATGAAGTTACTACCTGGTCTGAAACTTACACCCCCACTATTCAAGCTGATTCTCACATG GAGTGGATTCGTTATCTGAACAGGGGATCTCAAGTTAATATTTCATATAATGTGAACTCAGTTAGCTCCTCTGTTTTTCTTATAATTGCTGAAG GGAGTGAAGGCCTTGCTCGATGGCTTGAGGATCCAACATACCCTAACACCACTTTATCTTGGAACATTGTTCATG GGAGTGGTATGATTCAGCAGGATATATATAGATCTTCAAGTTATTATATTGCACTTGGTAATATGAATACAGAGGACATTAAG GTGCaattaaaattcacattcaaGGCTTATATTTACAATACAACTGAAGCTTACTACAAGTGTACCTTCGCTAATGGAGTGTGTAGCTTGAATATCTTGTTTCCTGAGGGAAATTCTGTAGTCTTGACATCTCCTGGTCCAGAACAG CGTAGATCTGCACACGACTGGTCTTTTAGATTGTCGTATGGACCAAGATGGATTACATATATTGTTGGCATTG GTGGAATGACTGGAATCATGTTGGTTGCCTTTAACTTCTTAAACAAGTTCCAATATACTCGTGAAGATGAAGCACGTCTTCGCAATGGGGAGCTTGCTTCTGCAAGAGCCCCTCTGCTTTCACGCAAAGCCGATGATTTATCAAGTCGAGGATCATCTTATGATTCCGTTTCAAGTGATGAGGCAGATCTTGAAGATTTTCTAGCGGGTTCTCTTGAAGGCACATCAATAGGAGATGGTGAAAACAGTAACAATACCCGGAGACTTTGTGCAATTTGCTTCGATGCTCCAAGGGACTGCTTCTTCCTTCCATGTGGGCACTGTGTGGCTTGCTTTGCATGTGGAACAAG AATAGCAGAGGCTGATGGAACTTGCCCCATTTGCCGTCGGAGTATGAAAAAAGTGAGGAAGATTTTCACGGTATAA